Within Telopea speciosissima isolate NSW1024214 ecotype Mountain lineage chromosome 8, Tspe_v1, whole genome shotgun sequence, the genomic segment aagtttgccttagtttcgatgggcatatgggtcaaaaccatcaaaatatggtcgaaactagtcgaaaccatcgaaatccGATCGAATCtaagaattttataaaattccCCTTCAACTCATCTCGGAAACCTGCGAAACTAAATtaactcgatggtttcgacaagtttcaatcaagtttttcttccatggttcCAAGTACTAAACAGTTTTACGACAAATCATAAACAAGTTTAACAAAAATAAGTTGGATAATCCATTTGAAAGGactaaaaataaaactttatataaattaataatcaaataaaatcattttcaaatacATGAATTTTTATGATTAAATATAACTAAACCACCCTTTGACCATGTCAATCTTTCCAATGATATTTTAATTATGGAAGAAAGAATACTTGGACACGAGTAGTGCGCTGCCATTACACCAATACACAAGGGCGTTCAAAATGACAGCTACACCCTCATAGAATGGTGAAAACTCCTGAATGTGGCAATCATTTCACACGACCTGTATCTGGGCACACCCCACGCACTTAAGTAGCGttttctttccctttaattATTTTCCAGTTAATTTTCTTAAACTTTCTGAAAATATACAAAAACGTCATTTGAGgacatccaaatctaaaaattgGGTCAGGCAAACATTCATGAACACTATGCAAGTATGCACACCTCAAGGGTGACAAAATGAGACGTCTACACATCTCAGCTAACTTCTAGAGGCCTATAATTTCAATAACAAAAATGTGACGCAGCTGAAAATTACCCTGAGGTGATGACATAGGCATTAGCCCATGCTCACAAAATTTAAGCATCAACTGAACTGTCAAGTAGCAGATATGCAGGGCTAAGTAGAGTAACCAACCTTAAGGAGAGCCGTTCATGaagatataaaaaaatatatgtgaAGGAAACCCAtgttttttaagggaaaaaaattccaGCTTGCCCTCACCTGAATGTAAATCAGCAAGTCTTGTATATTTTGCCCCGTGGAAGAGTGATCTAGAAATTCTCATGGTTCCTAAAAGTAAAGGCCAAGTTCCTCAAAAAAGAGCTCCATTTCGTTTTAACTGAATACTCCAGCTAAAAGGCCAATTTCCAGCCTCAAATTCATATATATACTTCCATGATGATATTCAGATCTCAATTTATTCAGTAGCTCAATGCAACCTGGGCTAACTCAACGAGGGAGATCCCCACGTAAATTACAACAGCTAAACAGTACTAGCCTATGTTCTAGGATGTTCTCCTCATGTAGTTTTGGAATCAATCACCTTCTTCGCGAAAGATGGTAAACAGAATGCAGCTGAATGGATCTGTAAGAAAAAGAGGGTAAGAAAGAACATTTCAAACTACATAATGAGAAAACCAGTAAGCAAGGCCTAAAACAGGATATTCGAGAGGACGGTGATAAAACCTCTGAGTTGTAGAACTTTAATGGTCCTATGCTATTACTCTCATAGGCATTTAAGGGGTTCACAGGATGCTTGAAGTCAACTGGTAGTCCCTCGGTGGAGCAAAGCATGAAACCAATCACTCCACTGCAATGAAAATGTATCATTTACAACACATTTCATGTTATACCGTTAATAATGATTGAAGTCaactggtctctctctctctttctctctcgtgTGGAAAAATTTATACCTGGGGTATGTAGGGACTGTTGTCCAAGCATAATTGACAGAACCTTTGAATATCTGGCGACAGTTTGAGACAATATCTTCAATGATGTGCATGTGAAGCCATATGCTTTCTGCCTGGGTGCAGACAACTCCTCCTGGACGGAGAGCTTTTGCTACAGACTCAAAGAAAGGCTTCTCAAAAAGCTCTTGTGCAGGCCCTGATTGATGTTAAACATGAGGACAATGTAAtgataaaaaagaataatgaCATACCAAGTGATTTGCAGTGAGCATTACCAATTGGATCAGAAGAGTCCACAATGACGGCATCATAAGTTCCTTCAGAAACAGCTTTCAAAAATGCTACTCCTGCAGATGAAAAAGCACAGGAGAAAAATGAACCACAAGCCCAAATACATATTCTCAATATaagaggggtgggggtggggggggggggggtggagggcaGTATAACAGTTATTTTGCAAAGAAATAACAAGAATAACAGATCATATACCATCACCAATATGGAGGTTCACACGGGGATCCCCATAACCAACTGCTACATCCGGAAAAAATTGCTTAGCAACCTGGAATTGATTAAACAAACTCAAAAACTTTTTAACTGTAAACTAATAAAGAAGGCAGTGAATttctatatttatatatatatatatatatatatatatatatatatatatatatatatatatatatatatattgtgggGGGTGGGGATGGGGGAAGAACATACACAACCAAATAAAGGTTATTATTTACTTACATCAACAACCATTTTATCAATTTCACATATATCTATCTGCTCAACAGAAGAATGGCGAGATACTTCTCGTAGAACACCACCATCTCCTCCACCAATAACCAGCACCTGAAGGAAAAGGACCTAACTCAATGAGTAAAAGAAACTAATAGAAAGTGGAATCCTTCAGGAACAAGGAAAATGTGCTTCAATTTCATTCTAGCTTCATGAAAATTTTATCCAAAACTTTGCAAACATCCACAGCATGAATCAAGGACTTATTTATGTTTGAGGTTACAAAATTCTGGCAGAAATGTTGAGAGGTGGCCATACAAAGCAATCACCTTATCCAATTGATTAGAGTTAAGCAAGCAGGAAGAAGaaacgaaaaaaataaaatcaaatcaaataactTAGGTATTTCCATGactgagggtgggccttggtgcaacggtaaggttgcgccattgtgaccaagtggtcatgggttcgagtctggaaaaaGCCTCTCAGTGAAAGCCGGGGTAacactgcatacattatgaccctcggatcctgcagtggtgggagccttgtgcactggttTGCCTTTTACGCATTTCCATGACTGAGAACGAAAAGGACTGACATTCTTCCCATTGCTCCTTCCTCTTCCTGGTAGACAATGATTAACGGATAGTGGTTGGTTGGCAAGTTGGAGGGTGGAAACATTATCTGGTGTCAGGGCTTTACTACTGAAGCAAGCTAAAACAGACCTTGTCAGTGCCATTGcacttattttcttccaaaCATGAATCTGCAAACCTGACTTTCGGTATGCACTCTCTTCATTACTTACTTTATTTATCAATGTTCATGTAATGTTATTCCGTGcagcatatgcatgcatgcaacaAGAAGAATGAAACGAGAAAAAAGATACCATATATTCAACCACAACTAATCATCAAATGAAGAGACATTTAATGAATTGCTGAAAAGGGTCACATCAGTGCAACCACTGAGCCTTGAAGGTGCCAGCAAGCTCAGCTGGTAAGGTCAGTTGCTAGTTGCAGCAGTGACCCAGGATTGAATTTGCCTTCACATGCGGGGGGCGGGGGGGAGTAGGGTTGGGGGAGGGCCTTATGGGACTTCAATAAAACCCCAACCCtccaaacaaaaggaaaaagcaACCACTCAGCACCTCTCATGGATCTCACTGATCAGTATGAGAAACAACATTCTGGAGTCTCTCTTGTACATTCTACAGTGACCAACTCTTCTAGGTAGCCCCAGGGGTTCCTCCCTCTCTACCACTCCTATCCACATAAACTCCATCTTTAGGGGTCCAGCAGAAAGAAATCCAACTGCTGCCCTCAAATTTACTACATAAACCAAGTTTTGGAGCAAATGGATCAGAAATGAGACTACTCTTTATTGAGAGAAATatcatatatttctttttttcttttttagaagaaaacattTCAGATAGGTAGAGGATCCAAGCCCAGATTGGAAAGCAGTGAATAGGTACCAAACACACTCTTAGAGCTCAGGAGCGTCAGCAGTCTTGAATTTTACATTTTGAAGTCTATAATTTGTTCATTAAAATTATTACTGGATGCAATAATACTAATAGACAAAGAAATTGGGAGAGGGAAAAACAGTGCATCAATCCAACAAGGATGAGAATACcttctttgggtttggaataGAACAAAGAGGAAGGTGAGTAATCATTTCTTGATATGCACACTCATCCCTTTCCGTAAGTTGAATCACCCCATCCAAGACAAGAACCTTCCCATATGTTGATGACTGAAACAAGGAAGAATAACAGCTTCAAAATAATTGCATTCAATTTACATATGATGTGTCAGGGACATATTCAAAATGTACACTAACATGACTCAATAAAAGTTTCATCCTTTCCTGCAGCAGCAAATACCTGGAATACCATAACATTTTGGTATTCAGATTTGCCCTGAAATAAGATCTTTTCCACCTTCAGCGAGTGTGCTTCTCCTGAAGAGTAAATGAAGTACCGTCAATCATTTCTGCAACTTCTAGGATAGAGAGTCCAAAAGCCATAAAAATCCCCAAGCTTTTATATTGATGCTAATAAACTATGCATGTATGCATTTAAGGAGGAAAATGGTTACCCAAAAGAAGCACCAAAAATATGAAAACACCACAACAATTGTAACTTCAGGCTTCCCTCTACGCGTTAGTTTTTATAGTCTATTTTCAGTTGATTGCTCTATTAACATTAATATCACAAGCATTTAACTCTttatttacataaaaaaaaaaggcacaagATTCAAAAACCCAGAGGAAATGATCAATCTAACAGACAGAATTGCAGGAGTACTGCAGTTAA encodes:
- the LOC122672727 gene encoding spermidine synthase 1-like, whose amino-acid sequence is MDKDSVVASASKVSDDLPVKRPREGEGEAMIDNNENGFSASSLSIQMENGNGNEPNCISSVIPGWFSEISPMWPGEAHSLKVEKILFQGKSEYQNVMVFQSSTYGKVLVLDGVIQLTERDECAYQEMITHLPLCSIPNPKKVLVIGGGDGGVLREVSRHSSVEQIDICEIDKMVVDVAKQFFPDVAVGYGDPRVNLHIGDGVAFLKAVSEGTYDAVIVDSSDPIGPAQELFEKPFFESVAKALRPGGVVCTQAESIWLHMHIIEDIVSNCRQIFKGSVNYAWTTVPTYPSGVIGFMLCSTEGLPVDFKHPVNPLNAYESNSIGPLKFYNSEIHSAAFCLPSFAKKVIDSKTT